Part of the Fusibacter sp. A1 genome is shown below.
GACGCTTAACTGCGCTTCTTCGGGCACAAGACCTCGAAGGTAGAGTTCGGCGATTTCATCTTCTATCATTCTTTGGATCTGTCTTCTAAGTGGTCTCGCCCCATATTGGTGGTCGTACCCTTTTTCGGCCAAGTAGTCTTTTGTCGCCTCATCGACAACAATTTGAATGCCTTTCTCACTTGCATCTCTGTAAACCTCGGATAGCTGCAAATCAACGATTTGTCTAACTTCTTCTTTTTTCAGATGATCAAAGACAACAATCTCATCCACCCTGTTTAAGAACTCAGGTCTAAAGTAATCTTTAAGGGCATCTTTGAGTTTTTCATCTCTTCGCTCTTTTTCATTATTCGAAAAACCGATCCCAGAAGATTTCAGGGCGGTTCCGGCATTTGAAGTCATGATGATCACAGCATTCTCGAAGAAGACCGTTCGGCCCTGGCTGTCTGTCAGCCTTCCGTCTTCAAGGATTTGAAGCAGCATGTTGAACACATCCGGATGCGCTTTTTCCATCTCATCCATCAGGATGACAGAATAGGGTCTTCTTCTGATTTTTTCAGTCAGTTGTCCACCTTGATCATATCCAACATATCCAGGAGGAGCTCCAATCAATTTGGAAACCGTGTGTTTCTCCATGAACTCACTCATATCAAGTCTAATCATCGCTTCTTCAGAACCGAACAGTTCTTCAGCAAGGGTCTTTGCAAGCTCTGTCTTACCCACGCCTGTAGGTCCCACGAAGATAAACGATGCCGGTTTCTTACGCTTCTTAAAGCCCGCCCTACTTCTTCTGATCGCTCTTGCAAGTCCTGATACCGCGGTATTCTGTCCAATCACCCTATGGTGAAGTCGCTCTTCAAGATGAAGTAGCTTTTTCGCCTCTTCCTCCGTGATTTTAGTGACAGGTATTTTTGTCCAGGCCTCGATCACATAGGCGACATCCGAGACGGTCAACAGGTGGTGTTCGGCTACGCCGCGAAGCGATTCTATTTTATCTTGAAGTATCACTTCTTCACTTTTGTAGTTGGCCGCGTCCTCAAAATGGTCGTGGATGGAGGCTTCCTCTTTGAGCTCTATCACTTCTTTTAATCTGCTTTGCAGTTCTTTAAGCTCTTTCATATCCCTATTTTTCAAGTTGACCATGGCTCCGGCCTCGTCGATCACATCGATTGCCTTGTCGGGCAAGAACCTGTCGGTGACATAACGGTTTGACATGATGACCGCCTGCTCCACGACTTCGTCTGAAATATCGACTCTATGATAGTCGGCATAGTAGGACTTGATGCCCTTAAGTATTTCTATGCTTTCCTCGACAGTAGGCTCATCCACCACAACTGGTTGGAATCTTCTTTCAAGGGCCGCGTCTTTCTCGATATGCTTTCTGTACTCTTCCATCGTCGTGGCACCGATGACTTGGATCTCACCCTTTGCAAGAGCTGGCTTAAGGATGTTCGCTGCATTCATCACGCCGCCATGCACTTCGCCGGCTCCCATGATGTTGTGCACCTCGTCGATCACCAGGATGATGTTTCCTGTCTCCTGGGCTTCTTTGATGATTGCTTTCATCCTACCTTCAAATTGACCTCTAAACTGCGTACCGGCTACGATAGAAGTAAGATCTAAAAGATAGATTTCTGCATCAAGTAGCTTTTCTGGAACACTTCCAGCTGCGATTTTCAGCGCGAGTCCCTCTGCGATCGCGGTCTTACCTACACCCGGCTCGCCTATCAGTATCGGATTGTTCTTTGTGCGTCTGTTTAGGATATGCATGACCCGCTCAATCTCTTTTGAACGCCCGATAACCCTGTCAATCCCTCCAGCCGCTGCCTTTTCATTTAGGTTTTCACCGAACTTATCCAAGTTTTTTCTTTTCTTACGTTTCTTCGATTGTGAACTGACTTCCTTGTCCTTCACCTCAACTTCAAACTCTTCTTCTTCGTCCTCGTCCTCAAAATCCTCGTCCTGATTCATACCGATCATATTGAAAAGAGGATTGTCTTCCATTTGTTCAGGATCTTGTTCTTCCATGAACTTTTGCATCTGTTTTGAGATGTTTTCCATGTCCTCAGGTGAAAAATCCACTTGTTTCATGAGTTCATCCATAATGGGAATGCCCATTTTATTTGCGCAGTCCATACAGATGCCTTGCATGGTGCTTTTTCCATTTTCAATTTTAGTAGTGTACATAATCGCAATATTCTTATTGCATATTGAACATTTTTTCATCTGAATCACTCCAATGTTAGATTAGTCTATGTTTAAGCTAGTGTTACAGCAGTTTTTACTTTAACTAAGACTAACATCATATTATGACGTAAATATGAATAAAAAATGAAGAAAAGATGCGCACAAGGCGCATCTTCTTATTATTGATAGTTTAAAACTCTTGTATCCACTTCTTCCTTCACCTTTGAAGCGAAGTCGGCAAGTGACAATTGACCCAAGTCGCCGTCTGTACGGCTTCTTACGGAAACAAGTCCCGCATCAGCTTCCTTCTCACCTACGATGAGCATATAAGGAACCTTTTCAAGTTGCGCTTCACGGATTTTGTAACCGATTTTTTCTGCCCTGTCGTCAAGTTCCACCCTAAAGCCGGAATTTCTCAGTTCAGCATATACCTTGTCGGCGTAGTCCTGATACTTGTCAGAAATAGGAAGAACTTTTACTTGTATCGGCGCAAGCCATGTTGGGAACTTGCCGGCGTATTTTTCAATAAGCATCGCAAGCGTTCTTTCATAACATCCGATTGAAGTCCTATGAATGATGATCGGACGTTTTTTCTCGCCGTCTTTGTCGATGTAAGTCATATCAAATCGTTCTGCAAGAGAAAAGTCGATTTGCACTGTGATGATCGTATCTTCCTTGCCGTGAACGTTCTTGAACTGAATATCAAGTTTTGGACCATAAAACGCCGCTTCGCCTTCTACTTCTTTGTAGTCAAGCTCCAGGTGGTCGAGTATCACGCGCATCGAATCCTGAGTGGCTTCCCACTGCTCTGGATCACCGACGTATTTACCCTTGTTGTTCGGATCCCATTTAGAAAACTGATAGGTAACATCCTCGATGATACCGAGTGTGTCCATCATGTAGTTTACTAGATCCACAACGCCTCTGAATTCGGATTCCAGTTGCTCCGGAGTCACCATCAAGTGACCTTCAGAAATCGTAAACTGACGAACACGTATCAGACCGTGCATCTCACCTGAGGATTCGTTTCTGAAAAGAGTCGAAGTCTCGGCGTATCTGATCGGAAGATCTCTGTAGCTGCGTTGTTTGTTCTTATAAACGTAAAACTGGAACGGACAAGTCATCGGACGAAGCGCTAAAGCGTCATCTTCCTCTTCGCCATCTGGAATCACAAACATTCCGTCCCTGTATAGGTTCCAATGACCTGATATTTTGTAAAGGTCCGCTTTGGCCATGAGTGGAGTTTTAGTGAGCTCATAGCCCCTTCTCTCTTCTTCATCCTCTACAAAGCGTTGCAGCGTCTGAACGATTTTTGCGCCCTTTGGCAATAAGAGCGGCAAGCCTTGACCGATCACATCTACTGTAGTGAACAGTTCAAGTTCTCTACCTACTTTGTTGTGGTCGCGCTTTTTTGCTTCTTCAAGCATTTCAAGATGGGCTTCAAGTAAGCCTTGTTTAGGGAATGTAACACCGTAGATACGTTGTAGCATCTTTCTGCTTTCGTCACCCTTCCAGTATGCTCCTGTCGCACTTAGAAGTTTAATTCCCTTCACATCGCCAGTACCTAACAGATGCGGTCCAGCGCACAGGTCAGTGAATTCGCCCTGCTTATAAAAAGATATCACGGCGTCTACAGGCAAGTCTTCGATGAGTTCCACCTTATAGTCTTCACCTTGCTCTTTGCAAAATTCGATCGCTTCAGCTCTAGCAAGCTCAAAGCGTTCGATAGACAGTTTTTCCTTTACAATTGCCTTCATTTCCTTTTCGATCTTCTCTAGATCTTCAGGTTTAAACGGAGTTTCCACATCAAAATCATAGTAGAATCCTCTTTCGATAGACGGTCCTATCGCAAGTTTTGCTTTAGGGTACAACCTTTTAACCGCTTGCGCTAGAATATGTGCGGAAGTATGTCTGAAGGTATCCTTGCCGCCTTCGTCTTCAAATTTTAATATCTCCAGTGAGCAGTCTTTGTCTATCACAAAACGAAGATCCACCACTTCACCATTCACAACACCTGCCATTGCTTCTTTCGCAAGTCGTCCACTGATTGATTTTGCAACCTCGAACACAGACATGCTCGACTCGAGTTCTCTGATTGAACCATCTTTCAACGTTAGTTTTATTGCCATGATCACACCTCCAAAAAATTAAAAAACACCCATCCCGTGTTGGGACGAGTGTGTTTGCTCGCGGTTCCACCCAAATTAATAAAACCTCTTCATTACAGATAACGGCTCTCACCGATGACTTTTCACAAAATTGCTAATCAGCCATAGCTCAGGGCTAGTTTTCTTAAATGTCCGGCAAGATGCTTACAGCCTTGGCATCTCTCTCTTTAGCGCGTCTACATTTAGTACTCTTCCCATCATTGCAGATTCATTAAGTTAGTTCTATTTTACTCAAAATCAGACGTTTGTCAAGTTTATTCCTCATCGCCTATGATTTTCAGTCCGTCCTGGTCTATTGAAGGCGAAAACGTGTTGTCCTCGAATAGGTTATTGATCAGCTCAAGCGATGATTTATTCAGTTCGAACATGACCGTATCATGCGAATCTACCTTGTTCGCCGCTAAGAACTCAACAAGGTCAAAAACCATGTTTTCCGACTTATAGGCGCTAAGTACGGTGGCACCTACATAGGAAACAAACGAATCCTTCACCGTCAAATCTTTCACATTATCCATTGTAAAAGTCACATGATCGATGTCATAGAACTGAGATTCCGTGATCACAATATTGTCTGTATACCTCAGTTCGATTCCCCTTCCCGATGGTCCGGCGAAGATGCACTTATCAATATGAACATCGCTGGAATGTTGGATACCCATCAGCGGCGTTTGGGCGCCTGTGTTTGCTCGAGTGATTCTTAACTGCTTGAGTATGATGTTTTTTGAACTGTCGAATTTAATCACTGTGCCTTCCACATTCGAAAGCAAGTGGACAAAGAGTCCTGCGTTTTCAGATTGAAGCGTCAAGTTTTCGACGTGATGGATCACAAGCTGTCCAAAATCATACCGTACATTCGGCGTTGTGATTTCTGTGTTCAAATCATAGATGCCGGGCTTCAGATAGATGATGCGATTGGAGCCGATTGCTTTAAGCAGTTCCTCTCCGCTGCTGACAACAATCTTCTCGACTTCTTCCGGTTGCTGGATTACCTCATTAGATGACGAATCAACCGCCTGGTTCTTTATCAGTAGTCTAAACTGTGCCAACTGCTTGATCGCATGTTCATTATAACCGCTGTCAAAGGCTACCGATCTTGGTTGAATGCCTAGGCTCATCACCCTTTTCTCATAAGCCTTCGTCCATATCCATGCATCGGATTTCAACTGGGCATAGATCCCGACGACATCGTTGAAAAGTTCTGTTCCAAGATGGTTTTGCAGGCAATATTCATAGGAGTCCTTTATCCCTTCCTGAAGGAGTCCATTATTGAATTTTCTTTGTGAAATCTCCTCTGTGACGGGGGCCAAATACATTGTGCGGCTGGCTGACAACTGCTGCTGCATTTCCTTGATGAGAGGATAATCAGGATAGGTAAGCACAAAGCGCTCCAGTTCGACGATGTGGTCTGCAAGATCGTTCCAATTCAGCACATGTCGGTCCCCGGGTATCTTGCCGGCGTGTTTGTACTGCCATTCTTTAAGTAGTATGAATAGCTGATTGGCACTGTCAGAACCTGCGATGGCATTTGATAGGAACTCTGGCTGAGCCTGCAGCGTGGTGAACTCCTGTCCATAATCGATCCCTATGCCGTTTTCTACAAACACCTGCCCTATCGCCCTCAGCTCGGGTTCTAAAATGTCATTTGATTCTTTCACTTTGAAAAAACCCTTCGCTTCGTCGTAATAAAAAAGTTGTGCCAGTCTGTCAAAGCCAAGTGCGGTTTCAAAATCCGACTTGTTGAGCGCGATGACTTCTTCATAGTAGCTGATGAACAGGCTTAGTATCTTCGTATCTTCCTTAGCGGATAACATCATCTCATTTGCCATATCCGCCGCAAGCGCGATAGTCCTCAGATCCTTCTTATCCTGTTCATCCAGCGTCTGATCATATAAAATGTGCAGAGACTCCTCTGGAACTCGGTTGATATCGTCTTGAAAGTTGATAAAAGTAGTCGTATAGACTCTAGGATCCTCTTTGTAGAAAGAAGATACCAGCTCTGATGGCATCACATATCGGCTTACGAATGATTTTGGCGGCAAATTGTGACTTACTAGAAAGTCGATGGTTCGAGATTTACCTTGTATGACTACTTTGGATTTTATGATACCCATGTTCTTCTTTATCGTATACGTCCATATCGCATCGACAGTGGTGCCTTTCACGGTGACGACCAGCTGATCGTCCGAATGCGAATCAATTGTCGCTACACCGTTGGTCCACCCGATTTCAGGAAGCCATAATGGCGTCTGCCAAGTTTCCTTTTCTTTAAGGGGAGTTCTGAGTAGGATGATTTCACGTTCATCGATAGACTCATATAAGAAGTCCTTTGCAAGTTGCAGTTTTCTGTAGTGACCTCCATCGATCCGCATATCGATACCCGTGATTCCCTCTCCTTCGTACCAGAACGTCTGCACATCCTGATCCGGACTCTGTTCGATTTTAAGAAGCGTCTCATAAGCTCTTGCATTTGTCGGCACGACAAAGTAGTTGGTATATCCAACGTGATCAGGCAGCCATTCCCTTAACACATCCGTTTCAGCTTCGAGCGTGCTATATGAATTTTTTACCTGACATCCTGTAAGCAGTATGACAAGTACAAGTATAATTGCCAGTTTAAATTTCAAATGCACCACCTCCACCTCTCATGTTAACAAAAAACGCCCCGACTGTCATCGGGGCGTTTCACTTTAATTAAACTAATGTTTCCATACCTTTATCAAGCAGGTATTTCTTCATTTCAGCTACTTCTGAAGGAGATGCCAACACGTAGTGTTTTTCACGGATCTCAACCCATTCAGGTTTTTCAACATCGTAGTTGTGCATTGCGCGGTCGTATCCAAAACGCTTTCTAGTTCTCTCGTATCTTGGGTCCGGTAACGGAATCGCAGATAGTAGGGATTTAGTGTATGCGTGTAGTGGATTCTCATAAAGCTCGTCAGAAGACGCAAGCTCTACGATCTTACCCTTGTTCATAACGCCGACTCTGTCCGAAATGTATTTAACCATCGAAAGGTCATGTGCGATAAAGAGGTAAGTTAAGTTACGACCTTTTTTTAGGTTGTTCATCAGGTTGACTACCTGTGCCTGAATCGAAACGTCCAGTGCAGAGATCGGTTCATCCGCAATGATCAGTTTTGGCTCGATGGCAAGCGCTCTTGCGATACCGATACGCTGTCTTTGTCCGCCTGAGAACTCATGCGGGTAACGGTTGGCATGCTCTCTGTTAAGACCAACAGTCTCAAGCAGGTCATACACGCGTTCCATTCTATCTTTTTCAGTAGGTGACATCTTGTGAACGTCAAGACCTTCAGCGATGATGTCCGCAACCGTCATACGAGGGTTAAGAGACGCCTGAGGATCCTGGAAGATCATCTGCATGTCTTTGCAAAGTTCTTTTTTCTCAACTTTAGACATTTTGCCGCTGATCAGTTTTCCGTTAAACCAAACTTCACCGCTTGTTGCTTCATATAGTCTGATGATTGTACGACCTGTTGTCGATTTACCAGAACCCGACTCACCAACAAGACCGAAAGTCTCACCTTCGTAAATATCGAAAGTTACGTTGTCTACCGCTTTTACAAGCGCGTGACGACCTAATTTAAAGTGTTTGTTCAGGTTTTTAAGCTCAACTAGTTTTTTTCTGTTATCTACCATTAGAATCCAGCCCCTTCCCATAACTTTCTAATTGCTGAAGGCGGTGTCACTTTAGGTGCATCTGGATGCAATAACCAAGTAGCCGCATAGTGCGTATCAGAAATTTTGAACAGTGGTGGTTGCTCTTCAAAGTCGATTTGCATTGCAAATTCAGAACGGATTGAGAAAGCATCACCGACTGGTGGCGACATCATATCCGGTGGCGAACCAGGGATAGAGTAAAGCTCGTCGTCATCCGAATCAAGAGCCGGCATCGAACCCAACAGACCCCATGTATATGGATGTTGTGGTTTGTAGAAGATCTCATCTGAAGTACCGACTTCTACAAGTTTACCAGCGTACATAACGATTACACGGTCTGCAACGTTTGCTACAACACCAAGGTCATGTGTGATAAAGATTACAGAGACACCCGTTTTTTCTTGAAGCTCATTGATCAGCTCAAGAATCTGCGCCTGAATTGTAACGTCAAGTGCCGTTGTAGGCTCGTCACAAATCAGAATTTTTGGGTTACAAGCAAGCGCGATCGCGATTACGATACGCTGTCTCATACCACCCGAAAATTGGTGAGGATACTGCTTGTATCTGTCAGGAGCATCAGAGATACCAACAAGTTCGATCAGTTCGATCGCCTTTTGTTTTGCTTCTGCCTTCGACATGCCTTGGTGCTTGATCATGCCTTCAGCGATTTGTCTACCTATTGTCATTACAGGGTTTAATGATGTCATTGGATCTTGGAAGATCATCGCGATCTTCTTACCGCGCATCGCCTGTAAGTCTCTTTCGTTCATTTTTGTTACGTCTTCGCCTTCAAAGATGATTGAACCCGAGCTGTAAAAACCGTTACCTGCAACGATACCCATGATCGCTTTTGTTGTAACCGACTTACCAGATCCTGACTCACCTACGATTGCAAGTGTCTCACCTTGATAAAGTTCAAAATCAACGCCTCTTACTGCTTTAACAGTTCCACCATGCGTGTGGAAAGAGACACCAAGATCTTTGACTTCAAGTACTACATTGTTATTAGT
Proteins encoded:
- a CDS encoding ATP-dependent Clp protease ATP-binding subunit, translating into MKKCSICNKNIAIMYTTKIENGKSTMQGICMDCANKMGIPIMDELMKQVDFSPEDMENISKQMQKFMEEQDPEQMEDNPLFNMIGMNQDEDFEDEDEEEEFEVEVKDKEVSSQSKKRKKRKNLDKFGENLNEKAAAGGIDRVIGRSKEIERVMHILNRRTKNNPILIGEPGVGKTAIAEGLALKIAAGSVPEKLLDAEIYLLDLTSIVAGTQFRGQFEGRMKAIIKEAQETGNIILVIDEVHNIMGAGEVHGGVMNAANILKPALAKGEIQVIGATTMEEYRKHIEKDAALERRFQPVVVDEPTVEESIEILKGIKSYYADYHRVDISDEVVEQAVIMSNRYVTDRFLPDKAIDVIDEAGAMVNLKNRDMKELKELQSRLKEVIELKEEASIHDHFEDAANYKSEEVILQDKIESLRGVAEHHLLTVSDVAYVIEAWTKIPVTKITEEEAKKLLHLEERLHHRVIGQNTAVSGLARAIRRSRAGFKKRKKPASFIFVGPTGVGKTELAKTLAEELFGSEEAMIRLDMSEFMEKHTVSKLIGAPPGYVGYDQGGQLTEKIRRRPYSVILMDEMEKAHPDVFNMLLQILEDGRLTDSQGRTVFFENAVIIMTSNAGTALKSSGIGFSNNEKERRDEKLKDALKDYFRPEFLNRVDEIVVFDHLKKEEVRQIVDLQLSEVYRDASEKGIQIVVDEATKDYLAEKGYDHQYGARPLRRQIQRMIEDEIAELYLRGLVPEEAQLSVTFDPQAVKLLFAVK
- the thrS gene encoding threonine--tRNA ligase, with amino-acid sequence MAIKLTLKDGSIRELESSMSVFEVAKSISGRLAKEAMAGVVNGEVVDLRFVIDKDCSLEILKFEDEGGKDTFRHTSAHILAQAVKRLYPKAKLAIGPSIERGFYYDFDVETPFKPEDLEKIEKEMKAIVKEKLSIERFELARAEAIEFCKEQGEDYKVELIEDLPVDAVISFYKQGEFTDLCAGPHLLGTGDVKGIKLLSATGAYWKGDESRKMLQRIYGVTFPKQGLLEAHLEMLEEAKKRDHNKVGRELELFTTVDVIGQGLPLLLPKGAKIVQTLQRFVEDEEERRGYELTKTPLMAKADLYKISGHWNLYRDGMFVIPDGEEEDDALALRPMTCPFQFYVYKNKQRSYRDLPIRYAETSTLFRNESSGEMHGLIRVRQFTISEGHLMVTPEQLESEFRGVVDLVNYMMDTLGIIEDVTYQFSKWDPNNKGKYVGDPEQWEATQDSMRVILDHLELDYKEVEGEAAFYGPKLDIQFKNVHGKEDTIITVQIDFSLAERFDMTYIDKDGEKKRPIIIHRTSIGCYERTLAMLIEKYAGKFPTWLAPIQVKVLPISDKYQDYADKVYAELRNSGFRVELDDRAEKIGYKIREAQLEKVPYMLIVGEKEADAGLVSVRSRTDGDLGQLSLADFASKVKEEVDTRVLNYQ
- a CDS encoding right-handed parallel beta-helix repeat-containing protein; this translates as MKFKLAIILVLVILLTGCQVKNSYSTLEAETDVLREWLPDHVGYTNYFVVPTNARAYETLLKIEQSPDQDVQTFWYEGEGITGIDMRIDGGHYRKLQLAKDFLYESIDEREIILLRTPLKEKETWQTPLWLPEIGWTNGVATIDSHSDDQLVVTVKGTTVDAIWTYTIKKNMGIIKSKVVIQGKSRTIDFLVSHNLPPKSFVSRYVMPSELVSSFYKEDPRVYTTTFINFQDDINRVPEESLHILYDQTLDEQDKKDLRTIALAADMANEMMLSAKEDTKILSLFISYYEEVIALNKSDFETALGFDRLAQLFYYDEAKGFFKVKESNDILEPELRAIGQVFVENGIGIDYGQEFTTLQAQPEFLSNAIAGSDSANQLFILLKEWQYKHAGKIPGDRHVLNWNDLADHIVELERFVLTYPDYPLIKEMQQQLSASRTMYLAPVTEEISQRKFNNGLLQEGIKDSYEYCLQNHLGTELFNDVVGIYAQLKSDAWIWTKAYEKRVMSLGIQPRSVAFDSGYNEHAIKQLAQFRLLIKNQAVDSSSNEVIQQPEEVEKIVVSSGEELLKAIGSNRIIYLKPGIYDLNTEITTPNVRYDFGQLVIHHVENLTLQSENAGLFVHLLSNVEGTVIKFDSSKNIILKQLRITRANTGAQTPLMGIQHSSDVHIDKCIFAGPSGRGIELRYTDNIVITESQFYDIDHVTFTMDNVKDLTVKDSFVSYVGATVLSAYKSENMVFDLVEFLAANKVDSHDTVMFELNKSSLELINNLFEDNTFSPSIDQDGLKIIGDEE
- a CDS encoding ABC transporter ATP-binding protein, translating into MVDNRKKLVELKNLNKHFKLGRHALVKAVDNVTFDIYEGETFGLVGESGSGKSTTGRTIIRLYEATSGEVWFNGKLISGKMSKVEKKELCKDMQMIFQDPQASLNPRMTVADIIAEGLDVHKMSPTEKDRMERVYDLLETVGLNREHANRYPHEFSGGQRQRIGIARALAIEPKLIIADEPISALDVSIQAQVVNLMNNLKKGRNLTYLFIAHDLSMVKYISDRVGVMNKGKIVELASSDELYENPLHAYTKSLLSAIPLPDPRYERTRKRFGYDRAMHNYDVEKPEWVEIREKHYVLASPSEVAEMKKYLLDKGMETLV
- a CDS encoding ABC transporter ATP-binding protein, whose amino-acid sequence is MTNNNVVLEVKDLGVSFHTHGGTVKAVRGVDFELYQGETLAIVGESGSGKSVTTKAIMGIVAGNGFYSSGSIIFEGEDVTKMNERDLQAMRGKKIAMIFQDPMTSLNPVMTIGRQIAEGMIKHQGMSKAEAKQKAIELIELVGISDAPDRYKQYPHQFSGGMRQRIVIAIALACNPKILICDEPTTALDVTIQAQILELINELQEKTGVSVIFITHDLGVVANVADRVIVMYAGKLVEVGTSDEIFYKPQHPYTWGLLGSMPALDSDDDELYSIPGSPPDMMSPPVGDAFSIRSEFAMQIDFEEQPPLFKISDTHYAATWLLHPDAPKVTPPSAIRKLWEGAGF